GCGGCAGCGTGGCCGGATTGTCGGGATCCGCATAATCCTGGGTCAAATCGTCAAACCCGTCGGGCATTGTTTCATCGTCTCGAACGATCCAGCCCTTGAGCGCATAGCAATAAAAGCCTTCGGCATTGGCCTCCAGGGAGCGGTCCAATTCCACGCGCACACGGAATTTTTTGTGTTGGTCGGGCCAGTTGTTGTTATAGTTGCGGATCCAGCTGTTGCTGTTTTCATAATAATAGCCGTCAAAGCCCGCGCCGGAGTTGCTCCAGTCGCTGGGATTGCGCGGTTCTTCATCCGTGAGCAGCCCTGCGCCGTGCTGGTTGTCGTCAAAGCATCCGTCGCAGGAGGGACCGTAATCGTCCTCCCGTCCCCAGTACACCACGGCCACATGGTCATGGCGGACATCGTTGCGGGAGAAAAGCTGGCAGGGCCAGTCCTGTCCGCTGTTGCGGAACAGGTCGAACTCCAGGGCCAGCTTGGGGGGCAAAATGCCCTGGCCTGAGATGCCCGGCCCGGCGTATCCGAGGAGTTCGCCTGGGAATCCGTAGGGACTTGATTGGCCGCCGCAGGCCGTGGCCGGATTTTCTGAGGCGCTCATGACCGTAAAGGTGAAGCCGTCGCCCCGGCTTCCCGGAGCCAATTCGAAATCAAAATAGGCGCGAAAACCGCTGCCGAGAAGGCAATCACCGTCCGTACAGGTTTGCAGGTCGCCCCCGTACCAGATGCAGCCGAACACGCCGCGCTCGCCGCCGCCCAAAATAATGGTTTTGGTCTCCGGATCCACCTGTACGGCATCGTCGGCGCGACCCTGATCCGGGAAAAAGGGCTGGGTGCCTTCGCCGATCTCCTCAAAGCTCTCGAAGTCGTCTTCGAATCCAAGTTGCCCGGGATCGGTAACGGACAGGGAATAGGTGGCGGTCAGGCTGGTCTGCGCCTGGGAGGAGCCGGAACAGGCGGTTCCCTGGCAGGTGACGTTGACGTAATATGCTCCGGTGCCGCCGACCTGGTAGGGGGAGGAAATGGTGGTGAAGGTAAAGGAGTTGCCGTCGGAAAGGGTGTTGGTCCGCTGGGAGCCGGTAAGCGCGGCAATGCGTTGGTTCACGTTGAGCAGGCCCGTGAGTTGGCGGAGTTCCGAGGCCGCGTAGCGCAGGCCGGATTCAGCCATGAACCGGGCCTGGGCCTGACAGTTGGGCCGGGCCGTGGTCATGCGCGAACTGCTGAACAGCGCCACGGACGCGGCGGCCAGAGAACCGAAAATGACCAGCGCCACAATGAGATAGACGATGGTGCTCCCGCGTTGCCGGGCGTTGCCGTTGTCAATGGAGTGGAGTCCGGTGGTTGAGCGCATCGTGACCTCGTTGGTTTCCGCGCCGGGGCGCGGCAGGGTGCCGGCGGAGCATTGCGGCAAGGCGTTCTGTTGTGCTGCCGCGCAACAAGCACGTTCCTGCGTGCTGCCGCTGTGCGTCGGTTTGCTGCTATGTTCCTGCCACATCTCGCATTTGCTGAACGGCCTGGGCTGGATCGTGGGCAGCGGCCAGCTAGAGCCGGATGAATTCGCGCGGCGTGACCCGCAGTTCAAACACAGGGCCGGTGCCGTTGATGCGGAACGTGACGTTGATGGCGGATATTTCCTGATTTGAAGCGTCGCCATCCGTGTTGGCTTGATCCACCCGCAACGTGAAGTCCGTGACATTGTCCAGCAGCAGGTGGCTATCCGTTCCCTTGTCCAGATATAAATCCGTACCCGCGAGTCGGATTTGCCGCACGCCGGACAGCAGAGGCTCCGTGGTTTCATATTGCAGCGACACATCCGGGGTGAGCGTGACGGTGGAGCCGCCGCCCAGGCCCGTGATGAGCCGGAACTCCGAGGAGAGCCGGTTCAGCGTGTTGTGCGCGGCCTGCGCGCTGCGAGACGATTCACTGGTGATCAGATAGCTGTTCATGGCCAGGGAAACGAACATGGCCCCGGCAATGGCGATGATGGAAAAGATCAACACCGAGATGATGAGTTCCACGAGGGTGACGCCGCGTTGCGTCGGGTCCGTGTCGCGGCTTCGGCGCATCAGAAATTCACCGTATCGTTGTTTTGGCCGCTGATGCGGCTGCGGGTCAGCAGGGTGGAGAGCCGGTAATGGGCGTTGCCCTGATCATCCGGCAGGGACACCGTGACCTTGAGAGTGTCCGTTACCCCGCCTCCGGCCTGTTCGGTTCCCGCAGTGCTGAACGTGATGTAGGCCACGTCGGTTTCCACGCCGTCCTGGTCGTAGTTGCCCGCGGCCTCGTTCTGTACGATCACGGCCAGGGCATTGTCAGGCGTAACCCCGTTTATTTGTTCCAGATAGTCGGCCTGGATGGTCTCCAGGGTGCGTTCCACCAGGGCTTCGTTGCGCACCAGCCCCACCACCTCCGGAGTGATGCCCAGGCGCGGACCCACCAGGGAGACGAGAAAGGCGCCCAGCACTCCCACCAAAATGACGGCAAGGATGGTTTCCACAAGGCTGAACCCGTGCAGCGCGGCGGAGGTACGGCGAGTGCTCATTGTACGTATCCTGTTTCCTGGTGCAGGGTGAGGGTGACGGTGGAAGTGAGATCGGCGCGTGACTGCACCGTGATGGGTTGGTCTGCGAAATAGGGGAACACGGCCGAGGCATAGGGTATGCCGAATTGGTTGAAAATGGCGGTAAAGGCGGTGACGTTCACGCCCCGGGCCGTCATGTCCAGCCGCGAGCCTTCTTCCCCGGGCAGAGGACGTTCCGAAGATGCGTCGTCCGGGGAGGTGCCTTCAAAGAGCCAGCAGTCCCCGCCCTGGCATTTCATGCCCCAGGACTGGCCGGAACTCAGCGCCCGGGCCTGGGCGTATTGCAGATGGGAACGCAGCACGGCCGCCTGGGTCTGGGCGCGGGTATCCAGGCCGCCGACCTGTGTGGCCACGATGGCGGAAACGATTCCGAGAATGATGATCACAACGGCCAGTTCCAGCATGGTGAATCCATGCCGGACTTCCCGGTGCGTTATCGGTGCATTCCGCATGTTTTTGGAAAGAAGCATTGTTCCTGAAACATAGCAAATCGGCTCCCTAGCGTAAAGCGCACGTGCGTCATCCAATCGCCGGAAAACCTTGACGCAGTTGCAACATAACGACATCGGCCCGTCACCTGGAAAGCGTACTTCCTTGGGCATCGAAACAACCTGATTTCGTCACCCAGCAAAGGAGAATGGACTTATGCGCAACCGTGCCCGAGCGTTGCCTTGTTTTTTTCTGGCGGCGTTGTTTTTGACCCTGACACTTTGTGCCTGCCAGGAGCAGGAGACGCAGACCCGGACCGAGCAACAGGCCGCGGCCACGCCTGCTGCGGAGACGCCTGCACATGCCAAATACGTTTTTTTCTTCATTGGTGACGGCATGGGGCTGCCCCAGCGCGCTGCCACCGAGCAGTTCCTCGGCCGCAAGCTCGTCATGGACGGGTTCCCGGCCCAGGGCATCACCACGACCACGGCGGCTGACCGTTTCATCACGGGATCCGCGGCCTCGGCCACGGCTTTGTGCACCGGTGCCAAGACCAACATCGGCTACGTGGGGGTGACTCCCGAACTGAAGCCGCTCAAGACTCTGGCGGAGATGGCCAAGGAAAACGGTATGAAGGTGGGCATCGTGTCCAGCGTGTCCATTGACCATGCCACCCCTGCCGCGTTCTATGCCCATGTGAAGAGCCGGAGTATGTATCATGAGATCGACCATGCCCTGGTCGAATCCGGGTTTGATTTTTTTGGCGGCGGGGGATTGAAGGATCCGCGCGGCGAACGCAAACGGCGCAAGGATCCCGAGGCTCAAACCCTGGGTGATGCCCTGAGCAAGGCCCGGGAAAACGGCTACACCTATGTCAACGACAAGGCCGCGTTCCAGGCGCTGACCCCGGCGGACGGCAAGGTCATTGCCGTGAACGAGTGGTTGCAGGACAGCGGAGCCATGCCCTACGTGCTGGACATGACCGAAAAAGACATCACGCTGCCCGAGTTCACGTCCAAGGCCATTGAAATGCTTGATAACGACGACGGATTCTTCCTCATGGTGGAAGGCGGCAAGATCGACTGGGCCTGCCACGCCAATGATGCGGGTGCGGCCGTGACGAACAACGCCTCCTTCGACGACGCCGTTGCCGTTGCCGTGGAATTCGCCAAGGCGCATCCCCGGGAAACGCTGATCGTGGTCACTGGCGACCATGAGTGCGGTGGACTGACCCTGGGATTCGCGGGAACCAAATACGAAAGCTACTTTGATGTGCTCGGCGAGCAGAAAATGTCGTTCCAGAAGTTCACGGATGAAACGCTCCCCGCGTTCGTGAACCGCAATGCGCCCTTTGTGGAGCTGCAGCCCGTCATTGCCGAGAAGTTCGGTCTGCGCTTCCAGGGCAACGCCGATGAGGACCATCTGGTGCTCCAGCCCCATGAAGTGACCATGCTGGAGCAGGCCTATGCGCGTTCCCTGGCCGGGGAAACCGAGGGCGGCGGAGCCGAGGAATATTTGCTCTATGGCGAATACGATCCGTTGGCCGTGACCCTGACCCATCTTTTGAACCGGAAGGCTGGTCTGGCCTGGACGTCCTACAAACACACCGGTGTTCCTGTAAGCACTTCGGCCATGGGTGTCTCCGCCGAATTGTTCAACGGTGCCTACGACAACACGGACGTGGCTCTGAAGATCATGCAGGCCATGGGCATGGAGTCGAACGTTCACTTCCTGGCCCAATCCAACTAAAAGCATCACCTCCACTCCCATCCCTCCGAGGGGGGCGGCTCCCGGGTCGTCCCCCTCCCATTGCAAGGACGTGTCCATGCCGAAGTTCTTTTCCGGTGCTGTTTGCATGTGTTGCGGCCGCTGGGGCGCGGACGCACTGCTAACCGTTGTGTTTTTACTGCTTTGTCTGGGGCTTTGGCTGATTCCCACGGGGTTTGAGCAGCGTTTGGACACGGATGCGGTCAGCTGCCGTGGCCGTGTCGTGGAGACCGATGATTCCGAGGTGCAGCGGTTGGGCATGATCCTGGCCGGAGAACAGGACGTGACCCTGCGCCTTTTGGACGGTCCGTTTCAGGGACGGGTGGTTCGCGGACTCAACCCCCTGCTCGGTCAGATGGACCGGGACAAGATTTTTCGGCCCGGGGACACGGCGTTGGTGGTGCTCACGCTGGACGCAAAAGGGGAAATCCGTACTGTGAATCCTCAAGATCACCACCGGTTGGGTGCGGAGTTGTTGTTGCTCGGCATGTTCGCACTGCTGCTTGTGGTGTTTGGAGGATGGACCGGAGCCAAAGCGTTGCTGTCCTTTGTGTTTGCCGCATTGATGATCTGGAAGGCGTTGGTTCCGCTGCTCCTCAAGGGGGTGCCGCCGTTGCCGCTTTGTCTGGGCGTGACCTCGCTGCTTTGCGGCGCTATTATCTTTCTCGTGGCCGGGGTGGGGCGCAAAGGTGTCACTGCATTTTTGGGTGCGTTGCTCGGGGTGCTGGTCAGTGGAACGCTGGCGCATCTGTTCACCAACACGTTGCA
The Paucidesulfovibrio gracilis DSM 16080 DNA segment above includes these coding regions:
- a CDS encoding LamG-like jellyroll fold domain-containing protein, producing MRSTTGLHSIDNGNARQRGSTIVYLIVALVIFGSLAAASVALFSSSRMTTARPNCQAQARFMAESGLRYAASELRQLTGLLNVNQRIAALTGSQRTNTLSDGNSFTFTTISSPYQVGGTGAYYVNVTCQGTACSGSSQAQTSLTATYSLSVTDPGQLGFEDDFESFEEIGEGTQPFFPDQGRADDAVQVDPETKTIILGGGERGVFGCIWYGGDLQTCTDGDCLLGSGFRAYFDFELAPGSRGDGFTFTVMSASENPATACGGQSSPYGFPGELLGYAGPGISGQGILPPKLALEFDLFRNSGQDWPCQLFSRNDVRHDHVAVVYWGREDDYGPSCDGCFDDNQHGAGLLTDEEPRNPSDWSNSGAGFDGYYYENSNSWIRNYNNNWPDQHKKFRVRVELDRSLEANAEGFYCYALKGWIVRDDETMPDGFDDLTQDYADPDNPATLPQITNSVVLNQNRHDQMEHVRFGWTTATGATTMLLTLSDFALNFKVDPEYCATKQAPTDYLAYWPMYEGSGDVLHDISDNDLDGSISNAYWVAGTGCPSCSGLLVDNRNQGQAHILKTTPNSQLLDLTNRGAVSAWVYLNSYQNWGGIVHHGDSRVTVTSDGILADETYTLQFTQNNIRFDGERIRRGERKPMFCTFQDDAWGTPYGNCLFADDEMELQRWYHIVATWDTAAPGDDMRLYINGQLSDTRATCDGSRSRNVGLHIGSQIINGGYPIDGVIDGVYIYDRMLSEEEVQGLYHDGLEHP
- a CDS encoding prepilin-type N-terminal cleavage/methylation domain-containing protein, translated to MRRSRDTDPTQRGVTLVELIISVLIFSIIAIAGAMFVSLAMNSYLITSESSRSAQAAHNTLNRLSSEFRLITGLGGGSTVTLTPDVSLQYETTEPLLSGVRQIRLAGTDLYLDKGTDSHLLLDNVTDFTLRVDQANTDGDASNQEISAINVTFRINGTGPVFELRVTPREFIRL
- a CDS encoding type II secretion system protein; amino-acid sequence: MSTRRTSAALHGFSLVETILAVILVGVLGAFLVSLVGPRLGITPEVVGLVRNEALVERTLETIQADYLEQINGVTPDNALAVIVQNEAAGNYDQDGVETDVAYITFSTAGTEQAGGGVTDTLKVTVSLPDDQGNAHYRLSTLLTRSRISGQNNDTVNF
- a CDS encoding pilus assembly FimT family protein yields the protein MLLSKNMRNAPITHREVRHGFTMLELAVVIIILGIVSAIVATQVGGLDTRAQTQAAVLRSHLQYAQARALSSGQSWGMKCQGGDCWLFEGTSPDDASSERPLPGEEGSRLDMTARGVNVTAFTAIFNQFGIPYASAVFPYFADQPITVQSRADLTSTVTLTLHQETGYVQ
- a CDS encoding alkaline phosphatase, with product MRNRARALPCFFLAALFLTLTLCACQEQETQTRTEQQAAATPAAETPAHAKYVFFFIGDGMGLPQRAATEQFLGRKLVMDGFPAQGITTTTAADRFITGSAASATALCTGAKTNIGYVGVTPELKPLKTLAEMAKENGMKVGIVSSVSIDHATPAAFYAHVKSRSMYHEIDHALVESGFDFFGGGGLKDPRGERKRRKDPEAQTLGDALSKARENGYTYVNDKAAFQALTPADGKVIAVNEWLQDSGAMPYVLDMTEKDITLPEFTSKAIEMLDNDDGFFLMVEGGKIDWACHANDAGAAVTNNASFDDAVAVAVEFAKAHPRETLIVVTGDHECGGLTLGFAGTKYESYFDVLGEQKMSFQKFTDETLPAFVNRNAPFVELQPVIAEKFGLRFQGNADEDHLVLQPHEVTMLEQAYARSLAGETEGGGAEEYLLYGEYDPLAVTLTHLLNRKAGLAWTSYKHTGVPVSTSAMGVSAELFNGAYDNTDVALKIMQAMGMESNVHFLAQSN
- a CDS encoding YibE/F family protein, which codes for MPKFFSGAVCMCCGRWGADALLTVVFLLLCLGLWLIPTGFEQRLDTDAVSCRGRVVETDDSEVQRLGMILAGEQDVTLRLLDGPFQGRVVRGLNPLLGQMDRDKIFRPGDTALVVLTLDAKGEIRTVNPQDHHRLGAELLLLGMFALLLVVFGGWTGAKALLSFVFAALMIWKALVPLLLKGVPPLPLCLGVTSLLCGAIIFLVAGVGRKGVTAFLGALLGVLVSGTLAHLFTNTLHLHGAILPFAETLLYSGYAHLDLTEIFVAAVFLASSGAVMDLAMDVAASMDEVVSKNPGMGRGEAFFSGLRVGRAVVGTMTTTLLLAYSGGYITLLMAFMAQGVPLTNTFNLVYVAGEVLKTLVGSFGLVLVAPFTAGAGAMILVRGATQRNQSG